In Afipia sp. GAS231, a single window of DNA contains:
- a CDS encoding aspartate aminotransferase family protein, which produces MYPDPNSSSQKMYDRALASLPGGNTRTTVFMKPYPIYAARGEGCRVWDLDGNVYIDCINNFTSQIHGHAHPALVKAATQQLALGSAFGLPTESEVDLAELLAARLPSVDQVRFANSGTEAVMMALKAARAHTGRPKIAKCEGAYHGSYDYAEVSLDPTPEAWGRNAPVSVAYAKGTPDNVLADVITIPFNDAEAAVSLIREHGPELACVLVDPMPNRAGLAPADQAYLDALREVTREVGALLIFDEVITFRLGYRGAQGIWNIDPDLTTLGKIIGGGFPVGAICGHKEFMAVFDPRPGKPALPHGGTFSANPVTMRAGIAAMELLDDATFTRLDAMGEAVRSGIDAAFRRHGVPGRTVGLGSLLKIHFADRPIRDYRSAYLTDEEAKRQAVFNRGLLNRGVLAAGYGLMALSTPMTDADIEAIVEAASGALAEVASL; this is translated from the coding sequence ATGTATCCGGACCCGAATTCATCGTCACAAAAAATGTACGACCGGGCGCTGGCGAGCCTGCCGGGCGGCAATACCCGCACCACCGTGTTCATGAAGCCCTATCCGATCTATGCCGCGCGCGGCGAGGGCTGCCGGGTCTGGGACCTCGACGGCAATGTCTATATCGACTGCATCAACAACTTCACCTCGCAGATTCACGGCCACGCCCATCCCGCCTTGGTCAAGGCCGCGACACAACAGCTCGCACTGGGATCGGCGTTCGGCCTGCCGACCGAATCCGAAGTCGATCTCGCCGAACTGCTGGCGGCGCGACTGCCGTCGGTCGATCAGGTGCGCTTTGCCAATTCCGGCACCGAGGCCGTGATGATGGCACTGAAGGCGGCGCGCGCGCATACCGGCCGGCCAAAGATCGCCAAGTGCGAGGGCGCCTATCACGGCTCCTATGACTATGCCGAGGTCAGCCTCGATCCGACCCCGGAAGCCTGGGGCCGCAACGCGCCGGTATCGGTCGCCTATGCCAAGGGCACGCCCGACAACGTGCTGGCTGACGTCATCACCATTCCCTTCAACGATGCGGAAGCCGCGGTCAGCCTGATCCGCGAGCATGGTCCCGAGCTCGCCTGCGTGCTGGTCGATCCGATGCCGAACCGCGCCGGTCTGGCGCCGGCCGATCAGGCCTATCTGGACGCGCTGCGAGAAGTCACGCGCGAGGTCGGCGCGCTCCTGATCTTCGACGAAGTCATCACCTTTCGCCTCGGCTATCGCGGCGCGCAGGGGATCTGGAACATCGATCCGGATTTGACCACGCTCGGCAAGATCATCGGCGGCGGCTTTCCGGTCGGCGCGATCTGTGGCCACAAGGAATTCATGGCCGTGTTCGATCCGCGCCCCGGTAAGCCCGCGCTGCCGCACGGCGGCACGTTCTCCGCCAATCCGGTGACGATGCGCGCCGGCATCGCCGCGATGGAGCTGCTGGACGATGCGACCTTCACGCGGCTCGATGCGATGGGCGAGGCGGTGCGTTCCGGCATCGATGCGGCGTTTCGCCGCCACGGCGTTCCCGGCCGCACCGTCGGCCTCGGTTCGCTCCTGAAGATTCACTTCGCCGACCGGCCGATCCGCGATTACCGCTCGGCCTATCTGACCGACGAGGAAGCCAAGCGCCAGGCGGTTTTCAACCGCGGCCTGCTCAATCGCGGGGTGCTGGCCGCGGGTTACGGACTGATGGCATTGTCGACCCCGATGACGGACGCCGATATCGAAGCAATCGTCGAGGCGGCATCCGGCGCGTTGGCGGAAGTCGCATCACTCTGA
- a CDS encoding MFS transporter, whose product MDGGAGENVGISFRALVFALLALASGHMLSTLLRTIPAISLDVMAADFGTSPQKLGSLTSIYHFAFAASQIPVGAAMDRFGVRPVSLSLLIGTVFGALASGLATGPESFLFGQFLLGVATSGMLMCPMTLAAKSMSATRFGLWSGVILSIGNIGMLLSSSPLAFVVDHWGWRAGFWISAGFGVVVALAVFALVPRQQAAHADRSSPLKQMTEVIRLGLSRRLRGLIAVALVSLAASLVLRGLWGGPWLMQIKGLSRIEAGNELGLFTLALIVGPLLIGILDRNIGHRREVLAAAHLVAVLALALMAAGAPHFPVSDLFGVAVMPAQYDAVLFVLIGISVSAQPLLYGMTRQMVDAQNTGKALSAINLAFFLGAALMQSSTGVVAAVYGLPAVLLYMAATLLIGTIVFLVYT is encoded by the coding sequence ATGGATGGCGGCGCGGGCGAAAACGTGGGTATCAGCTTCCGCGCCCTGGTATTTGCCCTGTTGGCGTTGGCCTCCGGTCACATGCTGTCGACGCTGCTGCGCACGATTCCGGCGATCAGCCTCGACGTGATGGCTGCAGACTTCGGCACCTCGCCGCAGAAGCTCGGCAGCCTGACCTCGATCTATCATTTCGCCTTTGCCGCCTCGCAAATTCCGGTCGGCGCCGCGATGGACCGTTTTGGCGTCCGGCCGGTGTCGCTGAGCCTTCTGATCGGGACGGTGTTCGGTGCGCTGGCTTCGGGCCTCGCCACCGGGCCGGAGAGCTTTCTGTTCGGACAGTTCCTGCTCGGCGTCGCCACCTCAGGCATGCTGATGTGCCCGATGACCTTGGCGGCGAAGAGCATGTCGGCGACGCGGTTCGGGCTGTGGTCCGGCGTGATCCTGTCGATCGGCAATATCGGCATGCTGCTGTCGTCGAGCCCGCTGGCCTTCGTCGTCGATCACTGGGGATGGCGGGCGGGTTTCTGGATCTCGGCCGGTTTCGGCGTGGTGGTGGCGCTCGCGGTGTTCGCGCTGGTGCCGCGGCAACAGGCCGCACATGCCGATCGCTCGTCGCCGCTCAAGCAAATGACCGAAGTGATCCGGCTCGGATTGTCGCGTCGGCTCCGCGGCCTGATCGCGGTAGCGCTGGTGTCGCTGGCGGCCTCGCTGGTGCTGCGCGGGCTGTGGGGCGGGCCGTGGCTGATGCAGATCAAGGGGCTGAGCCGCATCGAGGCCGGTAACGAGCTCGGCCTGTTCACGCTGGCGCTGATCGTGGGGCCGCTTTTGATCGGCATTCTCGACCGCAATATCGGCCATCGGCGCGAGGTACTGGCGGCGGCGCATCTCGTCGCCGTGCTGGCGTTGGCCTTGATGGCGGCGGGCGCACCGCATTTTCCGGTCTCGGACCTGTTCGGGGTCGCGGTGATGCCGGCGCAATATGACGCCGTGCTGTTCGTGCTGATCGGGATATCGGTATCGGCACAGCCGTTGTTATACGGGATGACACGGCAGATGGTCGACGCGCAAAATACCGGGAAGGCGCTGTCGGCGATCAACCTGGCGTTCTTCCTCGGCGCCGCGCTGATGCAATCGAGCACCGGCGTGGTCGCGGCGGTCTATGGGTTGCCCGCCGTGCTGCTGTACATGGCGGCGACGCTGTTGATCGGAACCATCGTGTTTCTCGTCTACACCTGA
- a CDS encoding IclR family transcriptional regulator gives MKMNEDNDGGPLDRYTQVLELLAAFPGALTLADVAALLELPKTTAHRLLKGLVRAGLAKDGVGGRAYHLGDRLIRLLHAGADDGWLTALAGPYVHRLTETSTETCYLTRLIGARVVVAVSHSPDARWRGYVQPGLEMPINASATAKAIMAYQDEALLAEALSHDLPVLTSNTRNDREWVEQELDEVRRRGYATCIGEIDEGLAAISVPIVLSNGAVFHSIGMTGPLQRIMGEQLPDRLAALNDTAAALGKVLSIGERIRTR, from the coding sequence ATGAAGATGAATGAAGACAACGACGGCGGCCCGCTCGATCGCTACACGCAGGTCCTCGAACTGCTGGCCGCATTTCCGGGCGCACTGACCCTTGCCGACGTTGCTGCGTTGCTGGAATTGCCGAAAACCACCGCACACCGCTTGCTGAAAGGACTCGTGCGCGCCGGCCTGGCGAAGGACGGTGTCGGAGGCCGCGCCTATCATCTTGGTGATCGCCTGATCCGTCTGCTTCATGCCGGCGCCGACGATGGATGGCTCACAGCACTTGCCGGCCCGTACGTGCACCGGCTGACCGAGACTTCGACCGAGACCTGCTACCTGACGCGACTGATCGGCGCGCGTGTCGTCGTCGCCGTCTCTCATTCGCCGGACGCACGCTGGCGCGGCTATGTGCAGCCCGGACTCGAAATGCCGATCAATGCTTCGGCTACGGCGAAGGCCATCATGGCCTACCAGGACGAAGCGTTGTTGGCGGAAGCCCTGTCGCACGATCTTCCGGTGCTGACCTCCAATACCCGCAACGACCGCGAATGGGTCGAGCAAGAACTCGACGAAGTCCGGCGCCGCGGCTACGCCACCTGCATCGGCGAAATCGACGAGGGGTTGGCCGCGATCTCGGTCCCGATCGTGTTGTCGAACGGCGCGGTGTTCCACTCCATCGGAATGACCGGACCGCTGCAGCGGATCATGGGCGAGCAATTGCCCGATCGGCTTGCGGCACTGAACGATACGGCCGCGGCTTTGGGCAAGGTTCTCTCGATTGGAGAGCGGATCAGGACGCGATGA
- a CDS encoding hydantoinase B/oxoprolinase family protein, giving the protein MSAKIDPITRSVVQHRLSSIVKEMGEAMLRTSYSQILNSSRDFSLAICDTDARLIAQADHLPVHVGALPWATIAVEERFKDVKPGDVFLLNDPYHGGSHLPDLTVFVPVFAGERRLLWTIVRAHQSDIGGGTHGAYNPAATEIFQEGLRIPPIKLHEAGKPRDDLLDMLALNVRNPREFRGDLAAMLGAAQLGERRVSKLFNEFGAPVVEAAIEAILDTTEQQTRAVVSTWKDGVFHGEAFLDDDGHGRSDIRIAAKVTKKGSDIEVDLSGSDPQSTSFVNSSHANMQAAVAMAFAYLIDAEIPKNTGALRPLKVIAKQGTIVWADPGRPVTLCTSHPSNEIVEAIVKAMSASCPERAMAGWSRRFRIAIQGEDPRTGKNFIWHLFQARPGGGASSGGDGWSSIGEWHSVGGLKFGSIEVAETRFPLHFRQHEFREGSGGDGQFRGGLGVSLDLVLETEKPAKGNTAGDGARHGPCGMLGGEDGKPHRYRLLSEGREPRVLRTKEVGIELHPGDCLEIRSSGGGGWGPPSKRSAEARQRDREQGLVDAPAEQRS; this is encoded by the coding sequence ATGTCCGCCAAGATCGATCCCATCACGCGATCCGTCGTCCAGCACCGGCTCAGTTCGATTGTGAAAGAGATGGGCGAGGCGATGCTTCGCACCTCCTATTCGCAGATCCTCAATTCGAGCCGCGATTTCTCGCTGGCGATCTGCGACACAGATGCGCGCCTGATCGCGCAGGCCGACCACCTTCCGGTTCACGTCGGCGCGCTGCCGTGGGCGACGATCGCGGTCGAGGAGCGGTTCAAGGACGTCAAGCCCGGCGACGTCTTCCTGCTCAACGATCCCTATCATGGCGGCAGCCATCTGCCTGACCTCACCGTATTCGTGCCGGTCTTCGCCGGCGAAAGGCGGCTGCTCTGGACCATCGTACGCGCGCATCAGAGCGATATCGGCGGCGGCACCCATGGCGCCTATAACCCGGCGGCTACCGAGATATTTCAGGAAGGCCTGCGGATTCCGCCGATCAAACTCCACGAAGCCGGCAAGCCGCGCGACGACCTGCTCGACATGCTTGCGCTCAACGTTCGCAACCCCCGGGAATTTCGCGGCGATCTCGCCGCGATGCTGGGCGCGGCGCAGTTGGGCGAGCGGCGCGTATCGAAATTGTTCAACGAATTCGGCGCGCCGGTGGTCGAAGCCGCGATCGAAGCCATTCTGGACACGACCGAACAGCAGACCCGCGCCGTGGTCTCGACTTGGAAGGACGGCGTATTCCACGGCGAGGCGTTTCTCGACGACGACGGCCATGGCCGCAGCGATATCCGGATTGCGGCGAAAGTGACCAAGAAGGGCAGCGACATCGAGGTCGATCTGTCCGGCTCCGATCCGCAGTCGACCAGCTTCGTCAATTCCTCGCATGCCAACATGCAGGCCGCGGTCGCGATGGCCTTTGCCTATCTGATCGACGCCGAAATTCCGAAGAACACCGGCGCGCTGCGTCCGCTCAAGGTGATCGCCAAACAGGGCACCATCGTCTGGGCCGATCCCGGCCGGCCGGTGACGCTGTGCACCAGCCATCCTTCCAACGAAATCGTCGAGGCGATCGTCAAGGCGATGTCGGCTTCCTGTCCGGAACGCGCGATGGCCGGCTGGAGCCGCCGGTTCCGGATCGCGATCCAGGGCGAAGACCCGCGCACCGGCAAGAATTTTATCTGGCATCTGTTCCAGGCGCGTCCCGGCGGCGGCGCGTCGTCGGGTGGCGACGGCTGGTCGTCGATCGGCGAGTGGCATTCGGTCGGCGGCCTGAAATTCGGCAGCATCGAAGTCGCCGAAACCCGCTTTCCCCTGCATTTCCGTCAGCATGAATTTCGCGAGGGCTCCGGCGGCGACGGCCAGTTTCGCGGCGGCCTTGGCGTCTCGCTTGATCTGGTGCTGGAGACGGAAAAGCCTGCGAAGGGCAACACCGCCGGCGACGGTGCGCGCCATGGTCCCTGCGGCATGCTCGGCGGCGAGGACGGCAAGCCGCATCGCTACCGCCTGCTGTCCGAGGGACGCGAGCCGCGCGTGTTGCGCACCAAGGAAGTCGGCATCGAACTGCATCCGGGCGATTGTCTGGAAATTCGCTCCTCGGGTGGTGGCGGCTGGGGGCCACCGTCGAAACGTTCGGCCGAGGCGCGGCAGCGCGATCGCGAACAGGGTCTTGTTGACGCACCGGCGGAGCAGCGTAGCTAA